The following are encoded together in the Ezakiella massiliensis genome:
- a CDS encoding nucleoside triphosphate pyrophosphatase, whose amino-acid sequence MILASSSPRRREILEMFGIDFVTMAPDIDEDIIRNKYDLADKNEREKCLKALALAKAKAIQEKVGDDQIILAADTMVFADRPLGKPKDDEDALEMLKSLAGKSHEVLTGFAIIGKYDIINKTVTSTVRFIPMDENYLAFAKAYVKDGYSTGKAGAYGIQDRGAYFVDMIQGDYYNVVGLPIESIRHIICG is encoded by the coding sequence ATGATTTTAGCATCATCTTCGCCCAGGCGGAGGGAAATCCTTGAAATGTTTGGTATTGATTTTGTGACCATGGCGCCGGACATTGACGAGGATATTATAAGAAATAAATATGATTTGGCGGACAAAAATGAGAGGGAAAAGTGTTTGAAGGCCCTGGCTCTGGCAAAGGCCAAGGCTATCCAAGAAAAGGTCGGCGATGACCAGATTATTTTGGCGGCTGACACCATGGTCTTTGCAGACAGGCCACTGGGCAAGCCCAAAGATGACGAGGACGCTCTTGAAATGCTAAAATCTCTAGCAGGCAAAAGCCATGAAGTCTTAACGGGTTTTGCTATTATAGGTAAATATGATATAATTAACAAAACGGTTACATCCACAGTTCGTTTTATCCCCATGGATGAGAATTATCTGGCCTTTGCCAAAGCCTATGTGAAGGATGGTTATTCCACGGGCAAGGCGGGGGCTTATGGGATCCAGGATAGGGGGGCGTATTTTGTGGATATGATTCAAGGCGATTATTATAATGTTGTGGGGTTACCTATAGAATCTATAAGGCATATTATTTGCGGTTAA
- a CDS encoding ABC transporter ATP-binding protein has protein sequence MKEKDEKVKGASLKGYGLIFKTAPLAVIFHVVFTILRGLSPTAIAIFMGLTVDAVIDQVGKMDDLSLVFKYSGILCALMAYQMISKPLLEWLSSVINVKLEGVLNEMIIDKHTKLKYWRLEDNESLDLIKQVDKDTLSQFSNVIMTYQQMFIVGFTVVSAMITITRYVWWIVPVTLVIVMPLLWLANKGAKKTYEEDKSLNDKKRYVDSLDEVLLSKEAAKERYLFDYSDHYNEKDLDKFMQIHDAQFKVMRDWFIRSKAGSVVFSFIVLSVAIILLQPLRAGLISFGIYSSLIGLITALVQSVGWTVPQVMDGFTTAKLFFNDFFKFMSFDEEENALVRPNEVPDFESIEFKDVHFTYPGTDREILKGMSFRFDKGRHYSLVGANGSGKSTVIKLMLGLYDNYDGEILINGVDARTIPLAKRRAYFSAIFQDYTIFGTSIRNNIAMGYENREAKVDETIDDLDLRDMVNKLPDGIETEIGKLDQEGADLSGGQRQRIALARAVVSDSPVIVLDEPTAAMDPTTESKLYHKMGKLTSGRTTVFISHRLGSTSLSDEIFLFKDGKVYEHGTHGEMMALEGDYFEMYNSQKEWYL, from the coding sequence ATGAAAGAGAAAGATGAAAAGGTTAAGGGGGCAAGTTTAAAGGGTTATGGCCTGATTTTTAAAACTGCTCCTCTGGCAGTGATTTTTCACGTTGTTTTTACAATTCTTAGGGGCCTTAGCCCAACTGCCATTGCAATTTTTATGGGTCTTACAGTTGATGCTGTTATTGACCAAGTTGGAAAGATGGATGATCTGTCTTTAGTATTTAAGTATTCGGGAATTTTGTGTGCCCTTATGGCTTATCAGATGATTTCCAAACCGCTTTTGGAATGGCTATCATCTGTTATTAACGTTAAGCTTGAGGGTGTTTTAAATGAGATGATTATCGACAAGCATACCAAATTAAAATATTGGCGGCTAGAGGATAATGAGTCTTTGGATCTTATTAAGCAGGTTGATAAGGATACTTTGTCACAATTTTCAAATGTGATTATGACTTATCAGCAGATGTTTATTGTAGGTTTTACAGTTGTGTCTGCTATGATTACCATTACTAGGTATGTTTGGTGGATTGTGCCGGTTACTTTGGTAATTGTTATGCCGCTTTTGTGGCTGGCCAATAAGGGTGCTAAGAAGACCTATGAGGAAGACAAGTCTTTGAATGACAAAAAGAGGTATGTCGATAGTCTTGATGAGGTGCTTTTGAGCAAGGAGGCCGCAAAAGAACGTTACTTATTTGATTATTCTGACCATTACAACGAAAAAGACCTAGATAAGTTTATGCAAATTCACGATGCTCAGTTTAAGGTTATGCGTGACTGGTTTATTAGAAGCAAGGCTGGGTCAGTTGTTTTTTCTTTTATTGTGCTTTCAGTAGCTATTATTCTTTTACAACCTTTAAGGGCTGGCCTTATTAGTTTTGGTATTTATTCATCCTTGATCGGTCTTATTACTGCCCTTGTTCAAAGCGTTGGCTGGACTGTGCCCCAGGTTATGGATGGATTTACAACCGCCAAATTATTTTTCAATGACTTCTTTAAATTTATGTCCTTTGACGAGGAAGAGAATGCTCTCGTTAGACCAAATGAAGTTCCTGATTTTGAATCTATAGAATTTAAGGACGTTCATTTTACTTATCCGGGTACAGATCGTGAAATCCTAAAGGGTATGAGTTTTAGATTTGATAAGGGCCGTCACTATTCATTGGTAGGTGCTAATGGTAGCGGTAAATCTACAGTTATAAAGCTGATGCTTGGTCTTTATGATAATTATGATGGGGAAATTTTGATAAATGGAGTAGACGCTCGTACAATTCCTCTTGCTAAGAGGAGGGCGTATTTCTCTGCAATCTTCCAAGATTACACGATTTTTGGAACAAGCATTAGAAATAATATTGCTATGGGATATGAGAATCGGGAAGCAAAAGTCGATGAAACCATTGACGATTTGGATTTGAGGGATATGGTTAACAAGTTGCCGGACGGCATCGAAACTGAAATTGGCAAGCTGGACCAAGAGGGAGCAGATTTATCTGGCGGTCAAAGACAGAGAATAGCCTTAGCTCGTGCGGTTGTATCCGATTCTCCAGTTATAGTTCTGGACGAGCCAACTGCCGCTATGGACCCAACAACTGAATCCAAGCTTTACCATAAAATGGGCAAGCTAACCAGTGGCCGCACAACCGTTTTTATTTCACACAGGTTGGGGTCCACTTCGCTTAGCGACGAAATATTTTTGTTTAAAGATGGCAAGGTTTATGAGCACGGCACACATGGAGAAATGATGGCTTTGGAGGGAGATTATTTTGAAATGTATAACTCACAAAAGGAATGGTATTTATAA
- a CDS encoding ABC transporter ATP-binding protein: MKGLKKFFKTFKDVTPIALKPMLKKNSKDFWMTLISSFLQSTFLGLNIIVQAKFFQYVNEYINGGPVQTVALWMGIFFSFIIFQQIINAVVNFYINKFIQSGYKVIENNMMRKIKTLKPLYFEDPDNLLKLSRARAGAQDVILFLVLLIMSIAGYLPLFIIPTVYMAGKNASLALIFPLLLLPAILAYFVKVKIFVKMRKEETQITRVRDEYRKYIVGPAAKEMRMGGFYNFLYGKYKTGWEAVKSLKLKANLKIFIIETLLQLVSASAYVGVIYLIIRATLLGDADAGFLAATIGSMEFMFKMIEEFLTNFFQPIAERYSGIEFYLQLMNEPDQEIGKNLTDIEKIAVRNLSFKYPKAEDYAVKDVNLDLEKNKLLAIVGENGSGKSTLLKLILGLYDSAEGNIKYYDKMNQEIIGPNLREKASAIFQDYYKYKMQLDENIEISDLNKNESYKGALEKAGLSEEMAIFPQGGSTILARDFHGVDLSGGQWQRVAIARGVYRDRDIIAFDEPTAAIDPLEESALYNKLREISEGKIGLLITHRIGSARIADEIVVMNGGKVSERGTHEELMEKQGEYFSMVEAQAKWYEK, from the coding sequence ATGAAGGGTCTAAAGAAATTTTTTAAAACATTTAAAGATGTTACACCAATCGCATTAAAACCTATGTTAAAGAAAAACTCCAAAGACTTTTGGATGACTTTAATATCATCTTTTTTGCAATCGACATTTTTGGGATTAAATATAATTGTTCAGGCAAAATTTTTCCAATATGTAAATGAGTATATAAATGGTGGGCCAGTCCAAACTGTTGCATTGTGGATGGGAATATTCTTTTCGTTTATAATATTTCAGCAAATTATAAATGCAGTTGTAAATTTCTACATTAACAAGTTTATCCAATCTGGCTACAAGGTTATAGAAAACAATATGATGAGGAAGATAAAAACTTTAAAGCCCCTCTATTTTGAAGACCCAGACAATCTCTTGAAGCTTTCAAGGGCAAGGGCAGGGGCTCAAGACGTCATCCTTTTCTTGGTCCTTTTGATTATGAGCATAGCTGGATACCTACCACTTTTTATCATTCCAACAGTCTACATGGCAGGCAAAAATGCAAGTTTGGCCTTAATCTTTCCACTGCTCTTGCTACCAGCGATTTTGGCTTATTTTGTCAAGGTAAAAATATTTGTGAAAATGCGCAAAGAAGAAACACAAATAACCAGAGTTCGTGATGAGTACAGAAAATACATTGTGGGGCCAGCTGCCAAAGAAATGCGTATGGGGGGCTTTTATAATTTCTTGTACGGAAAATACAAAACTGGATGGGAAGCAGTAAAAAGCTTAAAGCTAAAGGCAAATTTAAAAATATTTATAATAGAAACCCTCCTGCAACTAGTATCTGCAAGTGCATATGTCGGAGTAATTTATCTGATAATTCGAGCCACCCTCTTGGGTGATGCTGATGCGGGATTTTTAGCAGCCACAATTGGGTCAATGGAATTTATGTTTAAAATGATTGAAGAATTTTTGACCAACTTCTTCCAACCAATAGCGGAGAGATATAGCGGTATAGAATTTTACTTGCAGTTAATGAATGAACCAGACCAGGAAATCGGGAAAAATCTTACAGATATAGAAAAAATAGCTGTAAGAAATCTGTCATTTAAATATCCAAAAGCTGAAGACTATGCAGTAAAAGATGTTAACCTAGACCTAGAGAAAAATAAATTACTCGCAATAGTTGGGGAAAACGGGTCAGGCAAGTCGACCCTCTTAAAATTAATCCTTGGCCTATATGATAGCGCGGAAGGGAATATAAAATACTACGACAAAATGAATCAAGAAATTATAGGACCCAACCTAAGGGAAAAAGCAAGCGCAATCTTCCAAGATTATTATAAATACAAAATGCAATTGGATGAAAACATAGAAATCTCAGACCTAAATAAAAATGAATCCTATAAGGGAGCCCTAGAAAAAGCTGGCCTCTCAGAAGAAATGGCAATCTTTCCCCAAGGAGGATCTACAATTTTGGCCCGGGACTTCCACGGAGTTGATCTCTCCGGAGGCCAATGGCAAAGGGTGGCAATCGCCCGTGGCGTCTACCGCGACCGCGACATCATCGCCTTTGACGAACCGACAGCAGCCATCGACCCACTGGAAGAATCTGCATTATATAATAAACTCCGCGAAATCTCTGAAGGCAAAATTGGCCTCTTGATTACTCACAGAATTGGATCCGCCAGGATCGCCGACGAAATCGTCGTCATGAATGGGGGCAAGGTCAGCGAAAGGGGCACGCATGAGGAGTTGATGGAGAAACAGGGAGAATACTTTTCAATGGTCGAAGCACAGGCCAAATGGTATGAAAAATAA
- a CDS encoding ZinT/AdcA family metal-binding protein codes for MNNLKRFLLAGLIVLTGLVAACSKPAEKGGEPKAEVKQEAKTEEKKDDHDHDHDHDHAEINKEDVSLDMWKGDWNSVDAYYDDPVVKEAIEKAAKEENITVEEFIANIDVRRKTDYKGLSIDGDTITFYDGKVGEGKEVASAKYVLKDILEVQHGSKTLNWFVFETDSKDVKPLVGLMQIHGEDHLAHYHTRFADSIEEIKDEDSKLYPTYVRTSTSSEDVAEELTE; via the coding sequence ATGAATAATTTAAAAAGATTTTTACTAGCAGGGCTTATTGTTCTAACTGGATTAGTAGCAGCCTGCTCAAAGCCAGCAGAAAAAGGTGGTGAGCCAAAGGCTGAGGTAAAGCAAGAAGCTAAGACAGAAGAAAAGAAAGACGATCACGATCACGATCATGACCACGATCATGCAGAAATCAACAAAGAAGATGTTTCTCTTGATATGTGGAAGGGCGATTGGAACTCAGTAGATGCTTACTATGACGATCCAGTTGTTAAAGAGGCTATTGAAAAAGCTGCAAAAGAAGAAAATATTACAGTTGAAGAATTCATCGCAAATATCGATGTTCGTAGAAAGACAGATTACAAGGGGCTATCAATTGATGGCGACACAATTACTTTCTATGATGGAAAAGTTGGAGAAGGCAAAGAAGTTGCATCTGCAAAATATGTTTTAAAAGATATTCTTGAAGTTCAACATGGCAGCAAGACTTTAAACTGGTTTGTATTTGAAACTGACTCAAAGGATGTTAAGCCATTGGTTGGTCTTATGCAAATTCATGGTGAAGATCACCTTGCCCACTATCATACAAGGTTTGCTGATTCAATTGAAGAAATTAAAGATGAAGACAGCAAGTTATATCCAACTTATGTTCGTACTTCAACATCAAGTGAAGATGTTGCTGAAGAGTTAACAGAATAA
- a CDS encoding metal ABC transporter solute-binding protein, Zn/Mn family — protein sequence MKRGKFFLIGFFLVLFTLVSCRNIEDGSGTKEKPLVYASFFPIYDLTKMIAADDVELKSFMPTSATVHDWQPTPRDIKRLSEADLLIINGANAERWVDKVQENLPDLKIVRLSDNVDLISYTGAASLGDFQLMTRYDFKDKTNNILFGHTHEDYLRLVFKKDDGTMSQDELVNLGKKLMEDVGVEVRQDTNLDIEDEKVYRIKMRHESGELHYELPETGKWIVFADRLPEDILSYKFVGLDDEELVGTELLRGSSQGVDKITYDPHSWLSLNNAKAYLNTIAREITKLVPNKKFMIDSRRFNAVDTLNLMQNEFRDKFKELDKREFIVIHYAFQYLARDLNLVQYPLQGLTSIDDPSIRSMVRAIDYAKKAGIKTIFTEYGAPKSIARVIAEELDGGKVSSLASMEYALPGVGIDSMSYIDLMRMNLENLYEELSDE from the coding sequence ATGAAAAGAGGAAAATTTTTTTTAATTGGTTTTTTCCTTGTACTTTTCACATTAGTTTCGTGTAGAAACATTGAAGATGGAAGCGGCACCAAAGAAAAACCTTTAGTGTACGCTTCTTTTTTTCCTATATATGATCTTACAAAAATGATTGCGGCGGATGATGTTGAACTAAAGAGTTTTATGCCGACAAGTGCGACTGTGCATGACTGGCAACCGACGCCTCGCGATATCAAGCGTTTATCAGAAGCGGACTTGCTTATTATTAATGGGGCGAATGCAGAGAGATGGGTTGATAAGGTTCAAGAGAATTTACCGGACTTAAAGATTGTCAGGCTATCTGACAATGTCGACTTGATTAGCTATACTGGTGCGGCAAGTCTTGGTGATTTTCAATTGATGACGCGCTATGATTTCAAGGACAAGACGAATAATATTTTATTTGGCCACACTCATGAAGACTATTTGCGTTTGGTTTTCAAAAAAGACGATGGCACAATGTCTCAAGACGAACTTGTAAATCTTGGAAAGAAGCTGATGGAAGATGTAGGTGTGGAAGTACGTCAAGATACCAATTTAGATATTGAAGATGAAAAAGTTTATAGGATAAAGATGCGTCACGAATCGGGCGAGCTTCATTATGAATTGCCTGAGACGGGGAAGTGGATTGTATTTGCTGATAGACTGCCGGAGGATATTTTGTCCTACAAATTTGTCGGCTTGGACGATGAGGAGCTCGTTGGTACCGAGCTTTTGAGGGGGAGCAGTCAAGGTGTTGATAAAATCACGTACGATCCGCACTCATGGCTATCGCTTAACAATGCAAAGGCTTATTTAAACACTATTGCTCGTGAGATTACAAAGCTCGTCCCAAATAAAAAGTTTATGATTGACTCGAGGCGTTTTAATGCGGTTGATACTTTGAATTTGATGCAAAATGAATTTAGGGATAAGTTTAAAGAGCTTGATAAACGAGAGTTTATTGTCATCCACTATGCCTTTCAATATTTGGCTAGGGATTTAAATCTAGTCCAATATCCTCTTCAAGGTCTTACAAGCATTGATGATCCAAGTATTAGGTCAATGGTGCGTGCGATTGATTATGCAAAAAAAGCTGGTATCAAGACGATTTTTACAGAGTATGGTGCTCCAAAATCTATTGCACGGGTAATTGCAGAGGAGCTTGATGGAGGCAAAGTAAGTTCGCTGGCAAGTATGGAGTATGCGCTTCCGGGCGTTGGTATTGACTCGATGAGTTATATTGATTTGATGCGAATGAATCTTGAAAATTTATATGAGGAGCTAAGTGATGAATAG
- a CDS encoding metal ABC transporter ATP-binding protein: MNSIEIRDLNFSYGENQVLKDINLEIKEGEFVVIIGSNGSGKSTFIKNLLGELKPQTGYVEILGKNITDYKDYHDIGYVPQMSVAQKIAFPITAREMVVLNLYSEFGFFKFAKAAQYKKADEILEYLGLLEHKNKPINELSGGLQQRAMIARAMINNPKILILDEPTAGVDEASRHAFLKSIQKLNDDKNLTIILVTHELDEVMEFANVDSTYEIQDGVLVKKFKGGEKC, translated from the coding sequence ATGAATAGTATTGAGATAAGAGATTTAAATTTCAGTTATGGAGAAAATCAGGTTTTAAAAGATATAAATCTCGAGATCAAAGAGGGCGAGTTTGTTGTAATTATTGGCAGCAACGGAAGTGGCAAGTCTACTTTTATAAAAAACTTGCTTGGTGAATTGAAGCCACAAACTGGATATGTTGAAATTTTAGGTAAAAATATCACAGATTACAAGGATTATCACGATATTGGTTATGTACCGCAGATGAGTGTTGCACAAAAGATTGCTTTTCCAATTACTGCGCGTGAGATGGTCGTGCTCAATCTGTACAGCGAGTTTGGTTTTTTTAAATTTGCAAAAGCTGCCCAATACAAAAAAGCTGATGAGATTTTGGAGTATTTGGGTTTATTGGAACACAAGAACAAACCCATTAACGAGCTGTCAGGCGGTCTGCAGCAACGTGCAATGATTGCGCGTGCAATGATCAATAATCCTAAGATTTTAATATTGGACGAGCCTACAGCTGGCGTTGATGAGGCAAGTCGCCATGCGTTTTTAAAGTCGATTCAAAAACTAAACGACGACAAAAATCTCACGATAATTCTCGTTACCCATGAGCTTGACGAAGTTATGGAGTTTGCAAATGTTGATAGCACATACGAAATTCAAGATGGTGTGCTTGTAAAAAAGTTTAAGGGGGGAGAAAAATGTTAG
- a CDS encoding metal ABC transporter permease yields the protein MLEYAFMRKALLVGFFLSIMVPAIGVVMVNRKTSMIGDALSHSALAGVGMGLILGFDPLIGMVIICIFAAYLIEIIRHRFPQYGDMATAIIMSIGLGLASILSDFAPGGTSFESYLFGSIASVTTTDVINVAIVFVLVLFASIKEYAGLLAIAIDHNTARLSGVNVKWINAVFTLLSAVTIAMAVKLVGALMVTSLIVLPVATTLIVARSYKQTLITTIILGIIYMMTGITASYYYDIKPGGAIIIAALVGMFVFFVYGKIKKR from the coding sequence ATGTTAGAATATGCTTTTATGCGTAAGGCTCTTTTAGTTGGATTTTTTCTATCTATAATGGTGCCTGCTATTGGCGTTGTAATGGTTAATCGCAAAACCTCGATGATTGGTGACGCCCTTTCCCACAGCGCTCTTGCAGGTGTAGGCATGGGACTCATACTTGGCTTCGACCCCTTGATTGGAATGGTTATTATATGTATTTTTGCGGCTTATTTAATTGAAATTATTCGTCATCGCTTCCCTCAATATGGCGATATGGCGACGGCAATTATTATGAGCATTGGCCTTGGGCTTGCGTCGATTTTGTCAGACTTTGCACCGGGTGGCACTAGCTTTGAATCATATTTATTTGGAAGCATTGCATCAGTCACAACAACAGATGTGATAAATGTAGCGATTGTGTTTGTTCTCGTACTTTTTGCAAGTATCAAGGAATACGCAGGCCTACTTGCAATTGCAATTGACCACAACACTGCAAGGCTCTCGGGTGTTAATGTAAAGTGGATTAATGCCGTATTTACGCTTTTAAGTGCAGTTACGATTGCCATGGCAGTAAAACTTGTTGGTGCACTTATGGTAACATCTCTGATCGTTTTACCAGTTGCAACCACCCTTATTGTAGCAAGATCTTATAAGCAAACCCTAATCACAACGATTATACTTGGCATAATATATATGATGACAGGGATTACCGCATCTTATTATTATGACATCAAACCAGGTGGAGCGATTATAATTGCAGCGCTTGTAGGAATGTTTGTGTTTTTTGTATATGGAAAAATTAAGAAAAGATAG
- a CDS encoding LemA family protein produces MKKFLPIIIVIVVLVAIFAGMYNGLVGQNEEVDSAWAQVENVLKKRADLIPNLVETVKGYAQHEEDIFIKVTEARSKVLDAKTPEEAAEANAELSRAIGDINVVVENYPELKANENFMALQAELSSIENELSTERMRYNDKVKVFNQDVKRFPKKLIAGMFGFSPREYFQISEEDKVAPKVDFNK; encoded by the coding sequence ATGAAGAAATTTTTACCTATTATAATAGTAATTGTTGTACTGGTTGCAATTTTTGCTGGCATGTACAATGGTCTTGTTGGCCAAAATGAAGAGGTTGACTCTGCATGGGCCCAAGTTGAAAATGTATTGAAGAAGAGGGCAGACCTCATTCCAAATTTAGTTGAAACGGTCAAGGGCTACGCCCAACATGAAGAAGATATTTTTATCAAGGTTACCGAGGCAAGGTCTAAGGTTTTAGACGCCAAGACTCCTGAAGAGGCAGCAGAGGCAAACGCTGAACTGTCAAGGGCTATCGGCGACATCAATGTAGTTGTGGAAAATTATCCAGAACTCAAGGCCAACGAAAACTTTATGGCCCTCCAAGCTGAGCTTTCATCGATTGAAAACGAACTTTCAACCGAAAGAATGCGCTATAACGACAAGGTCAAGGTTTTCAACCAAGACGTCAAGAGATTCCCAAAGAAATTGATCGCAGGCATGTTTGGCTTTTCACCTAGGGAATATTTCCAAATCTCGGAAGAGGATAAAGTTGCCCCAAAAGTTGACTTCAACAAATAA
- a CDS encoding YgcG family protein, with amino-acid sequence MKKFINILMAFMMIFTFSINADRISDFDYDSLPDQDYYFYAYDETGTLSESSKKFIIDHSSELYDKAGVQVVVAVVNDLNDMTIESYATRLFEKWEIGDKNDQGLLILVKPKTASSKGEVRIEVGYGLMKIMPAQRANQVIQNVMIPEFKDGNMEKGIMDGYNISLGLIADYLGVKLEGIRGVSTDSGEDAMSAIRLIILLLIIFFLLKSGGRGPRIFFNPFRGGTYYGGRGGRGGFGGGFSGGGGRSGGGGSSGSW; translated from the coding sequence ATGAAAAAATTTATAAATATTTTGATGGCATTTATGATGATATTTACATTTTCCATAAATGCGGATAGGATAAGTGACTTCGACTATGACTCACTTCCCGACCAAGACTATTATTTCTATGCTTACGATGAGACGGGAACCTTGTCCGAGTCGTCTAAAAAATTTATCATAGACCACTCCAGCGAGCTCTATGACAAGGCCGGCGTCCAAGTCGTGGTCGCGGTCGTAAATGATTTAAACGACATGACCATAGAGTCATACGCGACCAGGCTTTTTGAAAAGTGGGAGATTGGCGACAAAAACGACCAGGGCCTTTTGATCTTGGTTAAGCCTAAGACCGCCAGTTCAAAGGGGGAAGTTAGGATTGAAGTTGGCTACGGGCTCATGAAAATTATGCCAGCCCAAAGAGCCAACCAAGTTATCCAAAATGTCATGATTCCCGAGTTCAAAGACGGTAACATGGAAAAGGGCATCATGGATGGCTACAATATAAGTTTAGGTCTAATAGCGGATTATCTGGGCGTCAAACTCGAAGGCATCAGGGGCGTCTCCACAGATAGCGGAGAAGACGCCATGAGCGCCATTAGATTAATAATCTTGCTCTTAATAATATTCTTTCTTCTAAAAAGCGGAGGCCGAGGCCCACGCATCTTCTTTAATCCATTCAGAGGCGGGACCTACTACGGTGGTAGAGGTGGCCGTGGTGGCTTTGGCGGTGGATTCTCCGGAGGGGGAGGACGAAGCGGGGGAGGAGGTAGCTCCGGCTCCTGGTAG
- a CDS encoding carotenoid biosynthesis protein: MNWINAFEIICYIIVCIFLVDVYRKKLTREFYLFISAAIAGFALELLAVRLTDIYHYSDLYYLMVGVKPYQFPFFGGLMWGAVAVLSLRLAERFKLNDFKTAVLAGFFVVTMDLLLDVAAIRLSGGFWFWDGREINLLINHHTFMSVIWVNFLGYMFETPSLIYYSKSYWRRGEKSVGKNILAAIIIGLMGVATVGILSFISLKLNDLTDEWFSFLAFGILWLYIFINLIINLINNRKRISIGLTDPALTIFWLAIYSYCIIGLGYLGILRARPLYGLFACLIFALTIFISLIKFED, from the coding sequence ATGAATTGGATCAACGCTTTTGAAATTATTTGCTACATTATTGTTTGTATTTTTCTGGTCGATGTTTACAGAAAAAAATTGACAAGGGAATTTTATTTGTTTATTTCGGCGGCCATAGCTGGCTTTGCCCTGGAGCTTTTGGCTGTTAGACTGACGGATATCTACCATTATTCTGATTTGTATTATCTGATGGTGGGGGTCAAGCCTTATCAGTTTCCATTTTTTGGCGGCCTTATGTGGGGGGCGGTTGCTGTTTTGTCACTGAGACTAGCCGAGCGTTTTAAGCTGAATGATTTCAAGACGGCGGTCCTGGCTGGATTTTTTGTGGTAACCATGGATCTGCTCTTGGACGTGGCGGCCATCCGCTTATCGGGCGGCTTTTGGTTTTGGGATGGCAGAGAGATCAATCTCCTCATCAACCACCACACCTTTATGTCCGTTATCTGGGTGAATTTTTTGGGCTATATGTTTGAAACGCCCTCCCTCATTTACTATTCCAAGTCTTATTGGCGGCGAGGGGAAAAGTCCGTAGGCAAAAATATTTTGGCAGCGATCATAATTGGCCTTATGGGAGTTGCGACAGTGGGAATTTTGAGTTTTATTTCATTGAAGCTAAACGACTTAACCGACGAATGGTTTTCCTTCTTGGCCTTTGGAATTTTGTGGCTTTATATTTTTATAAATCTTATAATAAATCTAATCAACAATCGCAAGCGGATTTCGATTGGACTGACCGATCCGGCTCTTACGATATTTTGGCTGGCCATTTATTCTTACTGTATAATTGGCTTAGGATATCTGGGAATTTTAAGGGCAAGGCCGCTTTACGGTCTTTTCGCTTGTTTAATATTTGCCCTCACGATTTTTATTTCCCTAATTAAATTTGAAGACTAA